The following proteins are encoded in a genomic region of Nocardioides renjunii:
- a CDS encoding putative quinol monooxygenase, whose protein sequence is MIFITAKFAVRPEHADAWPELSRSFTEATRAEEGCLWFDWSRSLDDPDEYVLVEAFRDGDAGAAHVGSEHFRAAQAELPRYLAATPRIVSQEVDQDGWSELGEMKVD, encoded by the coding sequence TTGATCTTCATCACCGCCAAGTTCGCCGTCCGCCCCGAGCACGCCGACGCGTGGCCCGAGCTGTCCCGGTCGTTCACCGAGGCCACCCGCGCCGAGGAGGGCTGCCTGTGGTTCGACTGGTCGCGCAGCCTGGACGACCCCGACGAGTACGTCCTCGTGGAGGCGTTCCGCGACGGCGACGCGGGTGCGGCGCACGTCGGCTCCGAGCACTTCAGGGCGGCGCAGGCCGAGCTGCCGCGCTACCTCGCCGCGACGCCGCGGATCGTCAGCCAGGAGGTCGACCAGGACGGCTGGTCGGAGCTGGGCGAGATGAAGGTCGACTGA
- a CDS encoding AMIN-like domain-containing (lipo)protein — MTPRLRAALSATLGALLLAACGTGAGDGSAASSAGSPPTGPADERSAPAQPADPGTPTSAEPSPSTEATSPSTSPSTAPEGPPFGPPGDAQDARPSGEWDLQLEDVRLGDHDGFDRMVLEFSGTGTPGWGVNHVERARAEGSGEAVALGGDRVLNVSASGTGLPEEGSFEVPRRLGPAGDIADVHVIGWSEGYTQVLVGLEGDERPFRVFGLADPPRLVVDVLDVSD; from the coding sequence GTGACCCCACGACTCCGCGCGGCACTGTCGGCGACGCTCGGCGCACTCCTGCTGGCGGCCTGCGGGACCGGCGCGGGCGACGGCTCCGCGGCGAGCTCCGCCGGCAGCCCGCCGACCGGCCCGGCGGACGAGCGGTCCGCGCCGGCGCAGCCCGCAGACCCGGGCACGCCGACATCGGCGGAACCGTCGCCGTCGACCGAGGCCACCTCGCCGTCCACGTCGCCGTCCACGGCGCCGGAGGGTCCGCCCTTCGGGCCGCCCGGCGACGCGCAGGACGCCCGGCCCTCCGGCGAGTGGGACCTCCAGCTCGAGGACGTACGACTCGGCGACCACGACGGCTTCGACCGGATGGTGCTCGAGTTCAGCGGCACCGGCACCCCGGGTTGGGGCGTGAACCACGTCGAGCGTGCCCGCGCCGAGGGCAGCGGTGAGGCGGTCGCGCTCGGCGGCGATCGCGTCCTCAACGTCAGCGCGTCGGGGACGGGCCTGCCCGAGGAGGGCTCCTTCGAGGTCCCGCGACGCCTCGGGCCGGCCGGCGACATCGCCGACGTCCACGTCATCGGCTGGTCCGAGGGCTACACGCAGGTGCTCGTCGGGCTCGAGGGGGACGAGCGGCCCTTCCGCGTGTTCGGCCTCGCCGACCCGCCGCGCCTGGTCGTCGACGTCCTCGACGTGTCCGACTGA
- a CDS encoding zinc-binding dehydrogenase — translation MRALVQPQFGDPARVLSVQEVPDPEPGPGQALVRVLLSPIHNHDLWTVRGSYGFKPEMPARAGTEAVGVVEALGEGVEHLAVGQRVATGGSFGAWAELIVAPAAGLVPVPDGIGDEAACQLVSMPFSAIALLDLLDLSEGDWIVQNAANGAVGRLVAQLAAARGVHVLGLVRRSAGVEELREQGIERVVATDDDGWRDRVRDVVGDSSVVAGVDSVGGSAAGDVVSLLADDGVLVVFGAMASPTLEIGSGDVIFKQVTIKGFWGSRVFAAMSREKRAALMGELVSGIGSGALTLPVEEVFGLDEIADAARASAEPGRRGKVLLRP, via the coding sequence ATGCGTGCACTCGTCCAGCCCCAGTTCGGTGACCCCGCCCGGGTCCTCTCGGTCCAGGAGGTCCCGGACCCCGAGCCCGGCCCGGGACAGGCGCTCGTGCGGGTCCTGCTCTCCCCCATCCACAACCACGACCTCTGGACCGTGCGCGGCAGCTACGGCTTCAAGCCGGAGATGCCCGCCCGTGCTGGCACCGAGGCCGTCGGCGTCGTCGAGGCCCTGGGCGAGGGCGTCGAGCACCTCGCCGTCGGCCAGCGGGTGGCGACCGGAGGCAGCTTCGGCGCCTGGGCCGAGCTCATCGTGGCCCCGGCGGCCGGCCTGGTGCCGGTGCCCGACGGGATCGGCGACGAGGCCGCCTGCCAGCTCGTCTCGATGCCGTTCAGCGCGATCGCGCTGCTGGACCTCCTCGACCTCTCCGAGGGCGACTGGATCGTCCAGAACGCCGCCAACGGCGCGGTCGGCCGCCTGGTCGCCCAGCTCGCCGCCGCCCGCGGGGTCCACGTGCTCGGGCTCGTGCGTCGCTCCGCCGGCGTCGAGGAGCTGCGCGAGCAGGGCATCGAGCGCGTGGTCGCCACCGACGACGACGGGTGGCGCGACCGGGTCCGTGACGTCGTCGGCGACTCGTCGGTCGTGGCAGGGGTCGACTCGGTCGGCGGCAGCGCCGCGGGCGACGTCGTCTCCCTGCTCGCCGACGACGGCGTGCTGGTGGTCTTCGGCGCGATGGCCTCGCCGACCCTCGAGATCGGCTCGGGGGACGTCATCTTCAAGCAGGTCACGATCAAGGGCTTCTGGGGCAGCAGGGTCTTCGCCGCCATGTCGCGGGAGAAGCGCGCCGCGCTGATGGGCGAGCTCGTCTCCGGCATCGGCTCCGGCGCGCTGACGCTGCCGGTGGAGGAGGTCTTCGGCCTCGACGAGATCGCCGACGCCGCGCGGGCCAGCGCCGAGCCGGGACGCCGCGGCAAGGTCCTGCTGCGACCGTGA
- a CDS encoding DUF2256 and DUF3253 domain-containing protein has translation MPPEPKTCQSCGRTIEWRKKWERDWDQVRYCSTSCRKRGVSDVDRRLEEAITDLLAQRAASATICPSEAARQVGGDGDAWRELMEPARRAARRMVDRGEVEITQGGRVVDPSTAKGPIRIRRR, from the coding sequence ATGCCGCCGGAGCCGAAGACCTGCCAGTCCTGCGGGCGCACCATCGAGTGGCGCAAGAAGTGGGAGCGCGACTGGGACCAGGTGCGCTACTGCTCGACGTCGTGCCGCAAGCGTGGGGTGAGCGACGTCGACCGACGGCTGGAGGAGGCGATCACCGACCTGTTGGCCCAGCGCGCCGCGTCGGCGACGATCTGTCCGTCCGAGGCGGCCCGGCAGGTGGGCGGCGACGGTGACGCGTGGCGCGAGCTGATGGAGCCCGCCCGGCGGGCCGCCCGGCGCATGGTCGACCGCGGAGAGGTCGAGATCACCCAGGGTGGTCGGGTGGTCGACCCCTCCACGGCCAAGGGCCCGATCCGGATCAGGCGGCGTTAG
- a CDS encoding ABC transporter permease, with protein MSTIRTSPTQTSPTRTLASTARESWLVTGRDLRHWLRDPWTPVFGMAFSVMLVLVFGYLFGGAVALPGGGDYLAYLLPGMLALSMMFGVESTMAAMATDSRRGVMDRFRSLPMSGVAVPLGRALADLLNSAVQLAVLMGGGLLIGWSVSGSLVDAFVAVGLLLWLRFAVLWLGIFLGLAFRSEGAMVAVQVLVWPIGFLSGVIVPPETMPGWLGVVADLNPVSATAAACRELFGNPSGITEGLLADHALLLAVAWPAVLTAVFVPLSVRAFRRLGA; from the coding sequence ATGAGCACCATCCGCACCTCTCCCACCCAGACCTCCCCCACCCGCACGCTCGCCAGCACCGCCCGGGAGAGCTGGCTGGTCACCGGTCGTGACCTGCGGCACTGGCTCCGCGACCCGTGGACGCCCGTCTTCGGGATGGCGTTCTCGGTGATGCTGGTCCTCGTCTTCGGCTACCTCTTCGGTGGTGCCGTGGCGCTGCCGGGCGGCGGTGACTACCTCGCCTACCTGCTGCCGGGGATGCTCGCGCTGTCGATGATGTTCGGCGTCGAGAGCACGATGGCCGCGATGGCGACCGACTCCCGCCGCGGCGTCATGGACCGCTTCCGCTCGCTGCCGATGAGCGGGGTGGCGGTCCCGCTCGGCCGGGCGCTGGCCGACCTGCTCAACTCGGCGGTCCAGCTGGCCGTGCTGATGGGCGGCGGGTTGCTCATCGGCTGGAGCGTCTCGGGCAGCCTGGTCGACGCGTTCGTCGCCGTCGGCCTGCTGCTGTGGCTGCGCTTCGCGGTGCTGTGGCTGGGCATCTTCCTCGGGCTCGCGTTCCGGTCCGAGGGCGCGATGGTGGCCGTGCAGGTGCTGGTCTGGCCGATCGGCTTCCTCTCCGGCGTCATCGTCCCGCCCGAGACGATGCCGGGGTGGCTCGGCGTCGTCGCCGACCTCAACCCGGTGTCGGCCACCGCCGCCGCGTGCCGGGAGCTGTTCGGCAACCCGAGCGGGATCACCGAGGGCCTGCTGGCCGACCATGCCCTGCTCCTCGCGGTCGCCTGGCCGGCCGTGCTGACGGCGGTGTTCGTCCCGCTGTCGGTCCGCGCCTTCCGCCGACTCGGCGCCTGA
- a CDS encoding ABC transporter ATP-binding protein, with product MSTAPLTIRGLRKTYGSTVALDGVDLTVQHGHVHALLGPNGAGKTTLVRTSATLTRIGEGEVSVAGRDVRTDPAGVRRAVGLVGQSPALDEKLHGRENLVLFARLHGLHHAPARARAEELLERFGLTEAADRPVSTYSGGMRRRLDIATGLVLRPVLLFLDEPTTGLDPRARADVWDMVREVVAEGTTVLLTTQHMEEADRLADRITVLRDGRVVAEGTPTELKSRLGGDQPVLTLPIGADAGAARESLARAGITGVEVDVRQPTLDEVFLHLTETDTVADTVTATEGAAR from the coding sequence ATGTCCACTGCTCCCCTGACCATCCGCGGACTGCGCAAGACCTACGGCTCGACGGTGGCGCTCGACGGCGTCGACCTCACCGTGCAGCACGGCCACGTGCACGCCCTGCTCGGGCCCAACGGCGCCGGCAAGACCACCTTGGTGCGCACCAGTGCCACCCTGACCCGCATCGGCGAGGGCGAGGTGAGCGTGGCCGGGCGCGACGTGCGCACCGACCCGGCCGGCGTCCGCCGGGCGGTCGGCCTCGTCGGCCAGTCCCCCGCGCTCGACGAGAAGCTCCACGGGCGTGAGAACCTCGTGCTCTTCGCCCGCCTGCACGGCCTCCACCACGCGCCCGCCCGCGCCCGTGCGGAGGAGCTGCTCGAGCGGTTCGGCCTGACCGAGGCCGCCGACCGCCCGGTCTCCACCTACTCCGGCGGCATGCGGCGCCGCCTCGACATCGCCACCGGCCTGGTGCTGCGTCCGGTCCTGCTCTTCCTCGACGAGCCGACGACCGGACTCGACCCGCGGGCCCGCGCCGACGTGTGGGACATGGTGCGCGAGGTCGTCGCGGAGGGCACCACGGTCCTGCTCACGACGCAGCACATGGAGGAGGCCGACCGCCTCGCCGACCGCATCACGGTGCTGCGCGACGGTCGGGTCGTCGCCGAGGGGACGCCGACGGAGCTCAAGAGCCGGCTCGGGGGCGACCAGCCCGTGCTGACCCTGCCGATCGGCGCCGACGCCGGTGCGGCCCGGGAGTCGCTGGCCCGCGCCGGCATCACCGGCGTCGAGGTCGACGTACGCCAACCCACCCTGGACGAGGTCTTCCTCCACCTCACCGAGACAGACACCGTCGCGGACACCGTCACCGCCACCGAAGGAGCCGCCCGATGA
- a CDS encoding TetR/AcrR family transcriptional regulator, translated as MTDPTADRALPLLWRGSGAEGAAPRRGPRPKVSIDDVVDAGIEVADAAGLDTLSMRGLAQRLGIGAMTVYTYVPGRDELIVLMTDQVLGRTERPAHPDDTRRRLEAVAEAAYAEYSAHPWLLEVAGLRAWLGPHAADRYEWQLTAVEGLGLDDLEMDRTVALLDGCASSAVRARQEVRLAERSSGLTELQWWEANYDLLGELMAGRSYPLAGRVGTAAGEAYQAASDPEGQFRFSLDRIVDGLLVLLDR; from the coding sequence GTGACCGACCCCACCGCCGACCGTGCCCTGCCGCTCCTGTGGCGCGGGTCGGGCGCCGAGGGCGCGGCCCCGCGACGAGGCCCGCGCCCCAAGGTGTCGATCGACGACGTGGTCGACGCCGGGATCGAGGTCGCCGACGCCGCGGGCCTCGACACGCTGTCCATGCGCGGGCTCGCCCAGCGCCTCGGGATCGGCGCCATGACGGTCTACACCTACGTGCCCGGACGCGACGAGCTGATCGTGCTGATGACCGACCAGGTGCTGGGGCGGACCGAGCGACCGGCGCACCCCGACGACACGCGGCGGCGGCTGGAGGCGGTCGCCGAGGCGGCGTACGCCGAGTACTCCGCCCACCCGTGGCTGCTCGAGGTCGCCGGCCTGCGGGCCTGGCTGGGCCCGCACGCCGCCGACCGCTACGAGTGGCAGCTCACCGCGGTCGAGGGCCTCGGGCTCGACGACCTCGAGATGGACCGGACCGTCGCGCTGCTGGACGGCTGCGCCTCGTCCGCGGTCCGGGCCCGCCAGGAGGTCCGGCTGGCCGAGCGGAGCTCCGGTCTGACCGAGCTCCAGTGGTGGGAGGCCAACTACGACCTGCTGGGCGAGCTGATGGCCGGGCGGAGCTATCCGCTGGCCGGCCGGGTGGGCACGGCGGCCGGGGAGGCCTACCAGGCGGCGAGCGACCCCGAGGGCCAGTTCCGCTTCTCCCTCGACCGGATCGTCGACGGCCTGCTGGTGCTCCTCGACCGATGA
- the wrbA gene encoding NAD(P)H:quinone oxidoreductase, with the protein MTKLAIVYYSSYGTAHTMATRMAETAEARGAEVRLRRVRETAPDEVVQGVEAWAAHAASVADQPVAEPEDLDWADAVIMGSGTRYGHVTSQLQSFIDTLGPLWQEGRLADKVYASFTSSQTLHGGQETTILAMLTTFAHFGGIIVPPGYTDQTKFNDGNPYGVGVVTGQGGVDDTANTALDHLVTRVLDVAKRLES; encoded by the coding sequence ATGACCAAGCTAGCGATCGTCTACTACTCCAGCTACGGCACCGCTCACACGATGGCGACACGGATGGCCGAGACCGCCGAGGCCCGCGGCGCCGAGGTCCGCCTCCGCCGGGTCCGCGAGACCGCCCCCGACGAGGTCGTGCAGGGCGTCGAGGCCTGGGCGGCCCACGCCGCCTCGGTGGCCGACCAGCCCGTCGCCGAGCCCGAGGACCTCGACTGGGCCGACGCCGTGATCATGGGCTCCGGCACCCGCTACGGCCACGTCACCAGCCAGCTCCAGTCCTTCATCGACACCCTGGGACCCCTCTGGCAGGAGGGCCGGCTGGCGGACAAGGTCTACGCGTCCTTCACCTCCAGCCAGACCCTGCACGGGGGCCAGGAGACGACGATCCTGGCCATGCTCACGACCTTCGCCCACTTCGGCGGGATCATCGTGCCGCCCGGCTACACCGACCAGACCAAGTTCAACGACGGCAACCCCTACGGCGTCGGCGTCGTCACGGGCCAGGGCGGGGTCGACGACACCGCCAACACCGCCCTCGACCACCTCGTGACGCGGGTCCTCGACGTGGCGAAGAGGCTCGAGTCCTGA
- a CDS encoding amidohydrolase — protein sequence MRTTVFTNAAVFDGTSYRGRVGDVVVDAGRVVAVGPDLAPAGAAVVDVAGGLLLPGFTDAHVHPVQGGLERLGCDLSGLPADAAAYVAHVAAHAAAHPDEEWVQGGGWAMAAFPGGLPTASALDEAVGPRPVALANRDHHGMWVSSRALELAGITAATADPADGRIERDEHGQPTGMFHEGAMDLLAGVLPPADDAQLRAALLEGQRHLHSLGVTGWQDAIIGAYSGMRDAGPTYARAAAGGDLTGSVVGALWWDRERGAEQVAELVARREAYSVGRFAATAVKIMQDGVAENGTAALVEPYLDRCGHPTRNTGISFVDPRELRGHVAALDAHGFQVHVHGLGDRAVREALDALEGTDPGRRHHVAHLQLVHPADVPRFGALGVAANIQALWACHDDQMTELTIPFLGEERAARQYPFADLHAAGARLVAGSDWPVSTPDPLAAIHTAVHRTSYDEPGPAGTDPFHPEQALDVEVAFAAYTSGSAWVNHRDDAGRIAPGAVADLVMLDRDPFTARHEIGAARVRSTWIDGTCVHEA from the coding sequence GTGCGCACGACGGTCTTCACGAACGCAGCCGTCTTCGACGGGACGTCCTACCGCGGCCGCGTCGGCGATGTCGTGGTGGACGCCGGCCGGGTCGTCGCGGTCGGACCGGACCTCGCGCCCGCCGGGGCGGCGGTCGTCGACGTCGCCGGAGGCCTGCTGCTGCCCGGCTTCACCGACGCCCACGTCCATCCCGTGCAGGGCGGGCTCGAACGCCTCGGCTGCGACCTGAGCGGGCTCCCGGCCGACGCCGCCGCCTACGTGGCGCACGTCGCCGCCCATGCCGCCGCGCACCCGGACGAGGAGTGGGTGCAGGGCGGCGGCTGGGCGATGGCAGCCTTCCCGGGCGGGCTCCCGACCGCCTCCGCCCTCGACGAGGCGGTCGGGCCGCGGCCCGTGGCCCTGGCCAACCGCGACCACCACGGCATGTGGGTCAGCTCCCGGGCCCTCGAGCTGGCCGGCATCACTGCGGCGACCGCGGACCCCGCCGACGGCCGCATCGAGCGGGACGAGCACGGGCAGCCGACCGGGATGTTCCACGAGGGCGCCATGGACCTGCTGGCGGGTGTCCTGCCACCGGCGGACGACGCGCAGCTCCGCGCCGCCCTCCTCGAGGGCCAGCGGCACCTCCACTCGCTCGGCGTCACCGGCTGGCAGGACGCGATCATCGGGGCGTACTCCGGCATGCGCGACGCCGGACCGACGTACGCCCGCGCGGCGGCGGGCGGCGACCTCACCGGCTCGGTGGTCGGGGCGCTCTGGTGGGACCGCGAGCGCGGCGCCGAGCAGGTGGCGGAGCTGGTGGCGCGGCGCGAGGCGTACTCGGTCGGCCGGTTCGCCGCGACGGCGGTGAAGATCATGCAGGACGGCGTGGCGGAGAACGGCACGGCGGCGCTCGTCGAGCCCTACCTCGACCGGTGCGGCCACCCCACGCGCAACACCGGCATCTCGTTCGTCGACCCCCGCGAGCTGCGCGGGCACGTGGCAGCGCTCGACGCACACGGGTTCCAGGTCCACGTCCACGGCCTCGGTGACCGGGCGGTGCGCGAGGCGCTCGACGCGCTCGAGGGCACCGACCCCGGGCGGCGGCACCACGTCGCACACCTGCAGCTGGTCCACCCGGCCGACGTCCCGCGCTTCGGGGCGCTCGGGGTGGCGGCCAACATCCAGGCGCTCTGGGCCTGTCACGACGACCAGATGACCGAGCTCACCATCCCGTTCCTCGGCGAGGAACGCGCCGCTCGTCAGTACCCCTTCGCCGACCTGCACGCCGCCGGCGCGCGGCTCGTCGCCGGAAGCGACTGGCCGGTGAGCACCCCCGACCCGCTGGCGGCGATCCACACCGCCGTGCACCGGACGTCGTACGACGAGCCGGGTCCCGCCGGCACGGACCCGTTCCACCCGGAGCAGGCGCTCGACGTCGAGGTGGCGTTCGCGGCGTACACGAGCGGGTCGGCCTGGGTGAACCACCGCGACGACGCCGGCAGGATCGCGCCCGGCGCGGTGGCCGACCTGGTGATGCTGGACCGCGACCCGTTCACCGCACGGCACGAGATCGGTGCCGCGCGGGTCCGCTCCACCTGGATCGACGGGACGTGCGTCCACGAGGCGTGA
- a CDS encoding protein adenylyltransferase SelO, with amino-acid sequence MIEAQSTTLATISLDDQFARELPELAMPWQGLEAPQPRLLVLNEPVAADLGLDPAWLRNDDGLGLLTGTRVPEGATPVAQAYAGHQFGGYSPRLGDGRALLVGELRDRSGRVRDLHLKGSGRTPFSRGGDGLAAVGPMLREHVVSEAMHALGIPTTRSLAVVATGREVHRETVLPGAVLARVASSHLRVGTFQYARSTGDLDLLRRLADHAIARHHPAAAGAEQPHLALFEAVVSAQASLVAHWMLVGFVHGVMNTDNTTISGETIDYGPCAFLDVFDPATVFSSIDTGGRYAYGNQPVVAEWNLARFAETLLPLLADEQDDAVAIATESLGRFREQYSTAWSSGMRAKLGLSPDTDDATASPLVTDLVTLMQDNHVDHTSFFRGLGAAARGNAEPARSLVLDLAGFDAWAERWSALSPDAEAMDRVNPVYIPRNHLVEESLTAATAGDLAPLERLLEAVSSPYDERPGLEQHALPAPESFGAYTTFCGT; translated from the coding sequence GTGATCGAGGCACAGTCGACGACCCTGGCCACCATCTCGCTGGACGACCAGTTCGCGCGCGAGCTCCCCGAGCTCGCGATGCCGTGGCAGGGTCTCGAGGCGCCGCAGCCGCGGCTGCTCGTGCTCAACGAGCCGGTGGCCGCGGACCTCGGTCTCGACCCGGCGTGGCTGAGGAACGACGACGGCCTCGGCCTGCTGACCGGCACCCGCGTCCCCGAGGGAGCGACCCCCGTCGCCCAGGCGTACGCCGGCCACCAGTTCGGCGGCTACTCCCCGCGGCTCGGCGACGGCAGGGCGCTGCTGGTCGGGGAGCTGCGCGACCGCTCCGGCCGCGTGCGCGACCTGCACCTCAAGGGCTCGGGCCGCACGCCGTTCTCCCGTGGCGGCGACGGCCTGGCGGCCGTGGGTCCGATGCTGCGCGAGCACGTCGTCAGCGAGGCCATGCACGCCCTGGGCATCCCCACCACCCGCTCGCTCGCCGTCGTCGCGACCGGGCGTGAGGTGCACCGCGAGACCGTGCTCCCGGGAGCGGTGCTGGCGCGCGTGGCCAGCAGCCACCTGCGCGTCGGGACCTTCCAGTACGCCCGCTCCACCGGCGACCTCGACCTCCTGCGCCGCCTCGCCGACCACGCCATCGCCCGCCACCACCCGGCGGCCGCCGGGGCGGAGCAGCCGCACCTCGCCCTTTTCGAGGCAGTGGTGTCCGCCCAGGCCTCGCTGGTGGCCCACTGGATGCTGGTCGGCTTCGTGCACGGGGTGATGAACACCGACAACACGACCATCTCCGGCGAGACGATCGACTACGGCCCGTGCGCCTTCCTCGACGTCTTCGACCCCGCCACCGTCTTCAGCTCCATCGACACCGGCGGGCGCTACGCCTACGGCAACCAGCCGGTCGTCGCCGAGTGGAACCTGGCTCGCTTCGCCGAGACCCTGCTGCCCCTCCTCGCGGACGAGCAGGACGACGCCGTGGCCATCGCGACCGAGTCGCTCGGCCGGTTCCGGGAGCAGTACTCCACCGCCTGGTCCTCGGGCATGCGGGCCAAGCTCGGACTGTCCCCCGACACCGACGACGCGACGGCCTCGCCGCTGGTGACGGACCTCGTCACGCTCATGCAGGACAACCACGTCGACCACACGTCGTTCTTCCGCGGCCTGGGTGCGGCGGCACGCGGGAACGCCGAGCCGGCCCGCAGCCTCGTGCTCGACCTCGCCGGCTTCGACGCCTGGGCGGAGCGGTGGTCGGCACTGTCGCCCGACGCCGAGGCCATGGACCGCGTCAACCCCGTCTACATCCCCCGCAACCACCTCGTCGAGGAGTCGCTGACCGCGGCCACGGCGGGCGACCTCGCACCCCTCGAGCGCCTGCTCGAGGCGGTGTCCTCGCCCTACGACGAGCGCCCGGGGCTCGAGCAGCACGCCCTGCCCGCCCCCGAGTCCTTCGGCGCCTACACGACCTTCTGCGGCACCTGA
- a CDS encoding peptide chain release factor 3 — MPDTRPRRTFAVISHPDAGKSTLTEALALHARVITEAGAVHGKGDRRATVSDWMAMEKARGISITSAALQFVYRDHVVNLVDTPGHSDFSEDTYRVLSAVDSAVMLVDAGKGLEPQTLKLFKVCALRGIPVITVINKWDRPGLSALELMDLIQEKIKLRPTPLTWPVGEAGDFRGVIDRRTGEFVKYTRTAGGATRAPERRMGPDEVEPDDAATWAAAVEEHELLALDEADHDQERFLAGETTPVMFASALQNFGVAQLLDLLLDLAPDPSPTEGVDGSVRKVEDDFSAFVFKVQSGMNNAHRDRLAYARVVSGTFERGMVVTHATTGRPFATKFAQAVFGRETTSVETAQPGDIVGFVNAQSLRVGDTVYVGDPIEYPPVPSFAPEHFVTASAGDIGRYKQFRRGIEQLDQEGVVQVLRSDLRGDQNPVLAAVGPMQFEVVEDRMTHEFNSPIRFSRLDYQVARRTDAAGAAALAGIRGVEVLERSDGTRLALFVDQWRAMVTARDNPDVMLEALPAGGS; from the coding sequence GTGCCCGACACCCGTCCCCGTCGTACGTTCGCCGTCATCAGCCACCCCGACGCCGGCAAGTCCACGCTGACCGAGGCGCTCGCGCTGCACGCTCGGGTGATCACCGAGGCCGGGGCCGTGCACGGCAAGGGCGACCGGCGCGCCACAGTGTCGGACTGGATGGCGATGGAGAAGGCGCGCGGGATCTCGATCACCTCCGCCGCCCTGCAGTTCGTCTACCGCGACCACGTGGTCAACCTCGTCGACACGCCCGGCCACAGCGACTTCTCCGAGGACACCTACAGGGTGCTGTCCGCGGTCGACTCCGCGGTGATGCTGGTCGACGCGGGCAAGGGGCTCGAGCCGCAGACCCTCAAGCTGTTCAAGGTGTGCGCGCTGCGCGGCATCCCGGTGATCACCGTGATCAACAAGTGGGACCGCCCCGGGCTCTCGGCCCTCGAGCTGATGGACCTGATCCAGGAGAAGATCAAGCTGCGGCCCACGCCCCTCACCTGGCCCGTCGGCGAGGCGGGCGACTTCCGCGGCGTCATCGACCGGCGCACGGGTGAGTTCGTGAAGTACACCCGGACCGCCGGCGGCGCGACCCGTGCGCCCGAGCGACGGATGGGCCCCGACGAGGTCGAGCCGGACGACGCCGCCACGTGGGCGGCGGCGGTCGAGGAGCACGAGCTGCTCGCCCTCGACGAGGCCGACCACGACCAGGAGCGCTTCCTGGCCGGCGAGACGACCCCCGTCATGTTCGCCTCGGCCCTGCAGAACTTCGGTGTCGCCCAGCTGCTCGACCTGCTGCTCGACCTGGCACCGGACCCGAGCCCGACCGAGGGCGTCGACGGCTCGGTCCGCAAGGTCGAGGACGACTTCAGCGCCTTCGTGTTCAAGGTGCAGTCGGGGATGAACAACGCCCACCGCGACCGCCTGGCCTACGCCCGGGTCGTCTCCGGGACGTTCGAGCGCGGCATGGTCGTCACCCACGCCACGACCGGGCGACCCTTCGCGACGAAGTTCGCCCAGGCGGTCTTCGGCCGCGAGACCACGTCGGTCGAGACCGCGCAGCCGGGCGACATCGTCGGCTTCGTCAACGCGCAGTCGTTGCGGGTCGGCGACACCGTCTACGTCGGCGACCCCATCGAGTACCCGCCGGTCCCCAGCTTCGCGCCCGAGCACTTCGTGACGGCCAGCGCCGGCGACATCGGTCGCTACAAGCAGTTCCGTCGCGGCATCGAGCAGCTCGACCAGGAGGGCGTGGTCCAGGTGCTGCGCTCGGACCTGCGCGGCGACCAGAACCCCGTCCTCGCCGCCGTCGGCCCCATGCAGTTCGAGGTCGTCGAGGACCGGATGACCCACGAGTTCAACTCCCCCATCCGGTTCTCGCGGCTCGACTACCAGGTCGCCCGGCGCACGGACGCCGCCGGCGCCGCGGCGCTCGCCGGCATCCGCGGCGTCGAGGTCCTCGAGCGCAGCGACGGCACGCGGCTGGCGCTGTTCGTGGACCAGTGGCGGGCCATGGTCACCGCGCGCGACAACCCCGACGTGATGCTCGAGGCCCTCCCCGCCGGCGGCAGCTGA